The Nitratidesulfovibrio sp. genome has a window encoding:
- a CDS encoding methyl-accepting chemotaxis protein produces the protein MSIRLRILLAVLGQALLAMALCTAVIVISNRQATDGMAVNLAGRQRMLSQKMTKEALALLHGGPATLRQSIANQIRVFDLTLTAFIDGGQAPLTLKADGPTGQLPPPSAVVRGQLLTVRGEWLRLRGLVEAALPEGAAPAPETAPALLAASDGVLDAMNKAVTLMQGESESRVSTLLVSQLAGLCLALLLGTAAVLVLHRQVIRPLHDIRDFAREQAQGARCMDLAGNFHRELREVADALCAMTANLTKALGFAEGILLSIETPYLVVDTEERVVRCNAALLQLLEHNGDPAQFQGIGVSEFFYGEPGRQTVVGQVLRDGKSVLQEVDLHARRGSVRKVNVAASQLRNTLDGSLIGAICLYSDISELRRAEADAQGRNERLAQAAREADGISRQVVDGSESLAERVRDAALGAQTQRDRVDETATVMQDVSAAAVDATRLAGRAADAAEKAVDEARAGSDKVRRMREAMRGVVERSEELRGGMRELGGQAESIGRVMAVIADIADQTNLLALNAAIEAARAGDAGRGFAVVADEVRKLAEKTMQATSEVHAAITAIQHGVRESMNRVDASGGAIDETAQLAGESSEALERIVHLVGATTDEVGSIADGAGFQADQAARAAMAIDVIREVAEGMAQGMHEAASAVDGLRQQADRLQALIVQITA, from the coding sequence ATGAGTATCCGGCTGCGCATCCTGCTCGCCGTCCTCGGACAGGCGCTACTGGCCATGGCTCTTTGCACGGCGGTCATCGTCATTTCCAACCGCCAGGCCACCGATGGCATGGCGGTCAACCTGGCCGGGCGGCAGCGCATGCTCAGCCAGAAGATGACTAAAGAGGCGCTGGCCCTGCTGCATGGCGGCCCGGCCACGCTACGCCAATCCATCGCCAACCAGATCCGCGTGTTCGACCTCACGCTGACGGCCTTCATCGACGGCGGGCAGGCCCCGCTCACCCTGAAGGCAGACGGCCCCACGGGCCAGTTGCCCCCGCCCAGCGCCGTGGTACGCGGCCAATTGCTGACCGTGCGCGGCGAATGGCTGCGCCTGCGCGGCCTGGTGGAGGCCGCCCTTCCCGAAGGGGCGGCTCCGGCACCTGAAACGGCACCCGCCCTGCTGGCCGCCAGCGACGGCGTGCTGGACGCCATGAACAAGGCCGTCACCCTGATGCAGGGCGAATCGGAAAGCCGGGTGTCCACACTGCTGGTCAGCCAACTCGCCGGGTTGTGCCTGGCCCTGCTGCTGGGCACGGCGGCGGTGCTGGTGCTGCACCGCCAGGTCATCCGGCCATTGCACGACATCCGCGACTTCGCGCGGGAGCAGGCCCAGGGCGCCCGCTGCATGGACCTTGCGGGCAACTTCCACCGCGAACTGCGCGAGGTGGCCGACGCCCTGTGTGCCATGACCGCCAACCTCACCAAGGCGCTGGGCTTTGCCGAAGGCATTCTGCTCAGCATAGAGACACCCTACCTCGTGGTTGATACCGAAGAACGGGTCGTGCGATGCAACGCTGCCCTGCTCCAGTTGCTGGAGCACAACGGTGACCCCGCGCAATTTCAAGGGATTGGCGTTTCGGAATTCTTCTATGGCGAACCCGGTCGCCAGACCGTGGTGGGACAGGTGCTGCGCGACGGCAAGTCGGTATTGCAGGAGGTAGACCTGCACGCCCGGCGCGGCAGCGTGCGCAAGGTCAACGTTGCCGCCTCACAGTTGCGCAACACCCTCGACGGTTCCCTTATCGGGGCCATCTGCCTGTATTCCGACATCTCCGAACTGCGCCGGGCGGAAGCGGACGCCCAGGGCCGCAACGAGCGGCTGGCCCAGGCCGCCCGCGAGGCGGACGGCATTTCGCGCCAAGTGGTGGACGGCTCCGAATCGCTGGCCGAACGGGTGCGCGACGCGGCCCTGGGCGCGCAAACCCAGCGCGACCGGGTGGACGAGACCGCCACGGTCATGCAGGACGTCAGCGCCGCCGCCGTGGACGCCACCCGGCTGGCCGGGCGCGCCGCCGACGCGGCGGAAAAGGCCGTGGACGAGGCACGGGCCGGGTCGGACAAGGTGCGCCGCATGCGCGAGGCCATGCGCGGCGTGGTGGAGCGGTCGGAAGAATTGCGCGGCGGCATGCGCGAACTGGGCGGACAGGCGGAATCCATTGGCCGGGTGATGGCCGTCATCGCCGACATCGCCGACCAGACCAACCTGCTGGCGCTGAACGCCGCCATCGAGGCGGCACGGGCCGGTGACGCCGGGCGCGGCTTTGCCGTGGTGGCGGACGAGGTGCGCAAGCTGGCCGAAAAGACCATGCAGGCCACCAGCGAGGTGCACGCGGCCATCACCGCCATTCAGCACGGGGTGCGCGAAAGCATGAACCGGGTGGACGCATCGGGCGGGGCCATCGACGAAACCGCGCAATTGGCCGGTGAATCCAGCGAGGCGCTGGAGCGCATCGTGCATCTGGTGGGGGCCACCACCGACGAGGTGGGCTCCATTGCCGACGGGGCAGGCTTTCAGGCCGACCAGGCGGCCCGGGCGGCCATGGCCATCGACGTCATCCGCGAGGTGGCCGAGGGCATGGCCCAGGGCATGCACGAGGCGGCCAGCGCCGTGGACGGGCTGCGCCAGCAGGCCGACCGGTTGCAGGCGCTCATCGTGCAGATAACCGCCTGA
- the argC gene encoding N-acetyl-gamma-glutamyl-phosphate reductase — translation MTSIRAGLVGVTGYTGMELTRLLAGHPNMRLVRATSRTEAGRPLSDIYPFLRGLPGGDVVMTTPDPDDLAANCDVAFLAVPHGAAMEMGATLRERGLRVVDLSADFRLRDPDVYEAWYKVPHTRRAELPQAVYGLPELYGEQVKKAGLVANPGCYPTATILGLYAALKHGLVETGDIVVDAKSGATGAGRKAAVGTLFCEVSDTFRAYNIGKHRHTPEIEQELSAIAGTSMVVSFNPHLLPINRGILTTIYAKLAKSVSPQDVQAAFEQTWQGSRWVRVLPAGQLPETRHVRGTMFCDVGVVTDQRTNRLVILSAIDNLCRGASGQAVANANLMFGLPVETGLMLAPLMP, via the coding sequence ATGACGAGCATCCGCGCCGGCCTCGTGGGCGTTACCGGCTACACGGGCATGGAACTTACCCGCCTGCTGGCGGGCCACCCGAACATGCGCCTTGTGCGCGCCACCTCGCGCACCGAGGCGGGCCGCCCCCTGTCCGACATCTATCCCTTTTTGCGCGGGCTGCCCGGCGGCGACGTGGTCATGACCACGCCCGACCCGGACGACCTGGCCGCCAACTGTGACGTGGCCTTTCTGGCCGTGCCCCACGGGGCGGCCATGGAAATGGGCGCGACGCTGCGCGAACGCGGCCTGCGCGTGGTGGACCTTTCGGCGGACTTCCGCCTGCGCGACCCCGACGTGTACGAGGCCTGGTACAAGGTGCCCCACACCCGCCGGGCCGAACTGCCCCAGGCGGTGTACGGCCTGCCGGAACTGTACGGCGAGCAGGTGAAGAAGGCGGGGCTGGTGGCCAACCCGGGCTGCTACCCCACGGCCACCATCCTCGGCCTGTACGCGGCGCTGAAACACGGGCTGGTGGAAACCGGCGACATCGTGGTGGACGCCAAGTCCGGCGCCACCGGCGCGGGGCGCAAGGCCGCCGTGGGTACCCTGTTCTGCGAGGTGTCCGACACCTTCCGGGCGTACAACATCGGCAAGCACCGCCACACCCCGGAAATCGAGCAGGAACTGTCGGCCATCGCGGGCACGTCCATGGTGGTGTCGTTCAACCCGCATCTCTTGCCCATCAACCGGGGCATCCTGACCACCATCTATGCGAAGCTGGCAAAATCCGTCAGCCCGCAGGACGTGCAGGCCGCCTTCGAGCAGACCTGGCAGGGGTCGCGCTGGGTGCGCGTGCTGCCCGCCGGGCAACTGCCGGAAACCCGCCACGTGCGCGGCACCATGTTCTGCGACGTGGGCGTGGTGACGGACCAGCGCACGAATCGCCTGGTCATCCTGTCCGCCATCGACAACCTGTGCCGGGGCGCTTCCGGCCAGGCCGTGGCCAACGCCAACCTGATGTTCGGCCTGCCCGTGGAAACCGGGCTGATGCTGGCCCCGCTGATGCCGTAA
- a CDS encoding HDOD domain-containing protein, giving the protein MQAQNPTQQPTIFIARQPIFDASGALWGHELLFRDSPSGPARIDDPDAATASVIADGYAIASETIPGTTPFLINFPEGLLLSGAAEVLPPDRCIPEILETVHPTPELVEALRTLKRAGYRLAVDDFVGQDQALPLLGLADIIKVDVLGVPPAELPALTTGLRKRHHALLLAEKVESAAMFGQCRMLGYTLFQGYHFARPVIVPGRTLSSAQASRLHLMQSLTGEADPHKLVRAVTVDPGLTYRLLRYINSAWFALLKEVTSIQHAASLLGFETLRKWLLVITLADTAGSAAPAEVMRLAVTRARFLELLCGLVRTCSHAPESMFLLGLLSQLDALLGIPMPVLLAHLPLDADFRAALSGEPSPMHDELHLAVLLERGAWDEALPLMAKLEFSPVDVARSSIEAQVWASRILS; this is encoded by the coding sequence ATGCAGGCCCAGAATCCCACGCAGCAGCCCACCATCTTCATCGCCCGGCAGCCCATCTTCGACGCATCGGGGGCGCTGTGGGGGCACGAACTGCTGTTCCGCGACAGCCCCAGCGGCCCCGCGCGCATCGACGACCCGGACGCGGCCACGGCCTCCGTCATCGCCGACGGCTACGCCATCGCCAGCGAGACCATACCCGGCACCACCCCCTTCCTGATCAACTTTCCCGAAGGCCTGCTGCTGTCCGGCGCGGCGGAAGTGCTGCCGCCGGACCGGTGCATCCCCGAAATCCTCGAAACGGTGCACCCCACGCCCGAACTGGTGGAGGCGTTGCGCACCCTGAAACGTGCGGGCTACCGGCTGGCCGTGGACGACTTCGTGGGGCAGGACCAGGCCCTGCCGCTGCTGGGGCTGGCGGACATCATCAAGGTGGACGTGCTGGGTGTGCCCCCGGCGGAACTGCCCGCGCTCACCACGGGACTGCGCAAGCGCCACCACGCCCTGCTGCTGGCGGAAAAGGTGGAAAGCGCGGCAATGTTCGGCCAGTGCCGCATGCTGGGCTACACCCTGTTCCAGGGCTACCACTTCGCGCGGCCGGTCATCGTGCCGGGGCGCACCCTGTCGTCGGCCCAGGCCTCGCGCCTGCACCTGATGCAATCGCTGACCGGAGAGGCCGACCCGCACAAGCTGGTACGCGCCGTGACCGTGGACCCCGGCCTGACCTATCGTCTGCTGCGGTACATCAACTCCGCATGGTTCGCCCTGCTGAAGGAAGTGACATCCATCCAGCACGCGGCATCGCTGCTGGGCTTCGAGACGCTGCGCAAGTGGCTGCTGGTGATTACCCTGGCCGACACGGCGGGCAGCGCCGCCCCGGCGGAGGTCATGCGGCTGGCCGTGACCCGCGCACGCTTCCTGGAACTGCTGTGCGGCCTGGTGCGCACCTGCTCCCACGCGCCGGAATCCATGTTCCTGCTCGGGCTGCTGTCGCAACTGGACGCGCTGCTGGGCATCCCCATGCCCGTCCTGCTGGCCCACCTGCCGCTGGACGCGGACTTTCGCGCCGCCCTTTCCGGCGAGCCTTCACCCATGCACGACGAACTGCACCTGGCCGTGCTGCTGGAACGCGGTGCCTGGGACGAGGCCCTGCCGCTGATGGCCAAGCTGGAATTTTCACCGGTGGACGTGGCCCGCAGCAGCATCGAGGCGCAAGTGTGGGCCAGCCGGATACTGAGTTAG
- a CDS encoding HD-GYP domain-containing protein: MLKKISTRDLKPGMYVVDMGLSWLENPYLYSQVGVVGSEGDVLRIQREGFMEVFVDTRRSLGGDGTDGLSDEEAISAELARDLGDEDPLAPTVALAEEMPQARALYDDSVGFARKAMDVMRKDGFVDVQAAQPMVEGILTSVTRNASALLGLSKLRSVDEYTYTHCINVAVLAVVFGRHLGFGDITLSRVGLAGLFHDLGKARVPDAILNSPRRLTPDEFSVMKRHPELGWEQVRDNPMVYDEVLAGMLEHHEKYNGLGYPRGLKGEEISIIARILAVVDVYDALTSRRVYKAAMLPHKALGLMYGMRGQDFHPGFVERFIRCLGIYPVGSVVELNTGQRGVVSKANAREPLLPEVIVVRDPKGRPAQQRRLDLSGQTAVKVVACLDPREAGIDPGQVLGVS; encoded by the coding sequence GTGCTCAAGAAGATCTCCACGCGGGATCTCAAACCCGGCATGTACGTGGTGGACATGGGCCTGTCGTGGCTCGAGAACCCGTACTTGTACAGCCAGGTGGGGGTCGTCGGTTCCGAGGGCGACGTGCTGCGCATCCAGCGCGAAGGCTTCATGGAGGTCTTCGTGGATACGCGCCGTTCGCTGGGGGGCGACGGCACCGACGGCCTGAGCGACGAAGAAGCCATTTCCGCCGAACTGGCGCGCGACCTTGGCGACGAGGACCCGCTGGCGCCCACCGTGGCCCTGGCCGAGGAAATGCCCCAGGCCCGCGCGCTGTACGACGATTCCGTGGGCTTCGCGCGCAAGGCCATGGACGTCATGCGCAAGGACGGCTTTGTGGACGTGCAGGCCGCCCAGCCCATGGTCGAGGGCATCCTCACCAGCGTCACCCGCAACGCCAGCGCGCTGCTGGGCCTTTCCAAGCTGCGCTCGGTGGACGAATACACCTACACCCATTGCATCAACGTGGCCGTGCTGGCTGTGGTCTTCGGGCGACACCTGGGCTTTGGCGACATCACCCTGAGCCGGGTGGGCCTGGCCGGTCTGTTCCACGACCTCGGCAAGGCCCGCGTGCCCGATGCCATCCTGAACAGCCCGCGCCGCCTGACGCCCGACGAATTCAGTGTCATGAAGCGCCACCCCGAACTGGGGTGGGAGCAGGTGCGTGACAATCCCATGGTGTACGACGAGGTGCTGGCGGGCATGCTGGAGCACCACGAGAAGTACAACGGCCTCGGCTACCCGCGCGGCCTCAAGGGCGAGGAAATCAGCATCATCGCCCGCATCCTGGCCGTGGTGGACGTGTACGACGCCCTTACCAGCCGCCGGGTGTACAAGGCGGCCATGCTGCCGCACAAGGCGCTGGGGCTGATGTACGGCATGCGCGGGCAGGATTTTCACCCCGGCTTCGTGGAACGGTTCATCCGGTGCCTGGGCATCTACCCCGTGGGCAGCGTGGTGGAACTGAACACCGGGCAGCGCGGCGTGGTCAGCAAGGCCAACGCGCGCGAACCGCTGCTGCCGGAAGTGATCGTGGTGCGCGACCCCAAGGGCCGCCCGGCCCAGCAGCGCAGGCTGGACCTTTCCGGCCAGACCGCCGTGAAGGTGGTGGCCTGCCTGGACCCGCGCGAGGCAGGCATCGACCCCGGCCAGGTGCTGGGCGTTTCCTGA
- a CDS encoding DUF1844 domain-containing protein: MTDNERTGCGCAAGGDKDSGKGGAQDGAPQMPQVTFSTFILSLASSALVQLGEVPDPDTGRTSENLLMAKHTIDVLTMLQEKTRGCADADEARLLEGVLYELRMKYVVHRK, from the coding sequence ATGACCGACAACGAACGCACCGGCTGCGGCTGCGCGGCTGGCGGGGACAAGGACAGCGGCAAGGGCGGCGCGCAGGACGGCGCGCCCCAAATGCCGCAGGTGACCTTTTCCACCTTCATCCTGTCGCTGGCCTCGTCGGCGCTGGTGCAACTGGGCGAAGTGCCCGACCCCGACACCGGGCGCACCAGCGAGAACCTGCTGATGGCCAAGCACACCATCGACGTGCTCACCATGCTGCAAGAGAAGACGCGCGGCTGCGCCGACGCGGACGAGGCGCGCCTGCTGGAAGGCGTGCTGTACGAACTGCGCATGAAGTACGTGGTGCACCGGAAGTAA